A region of the Cyanobium usitatum str. Tous genome:
GCGGTCGACGTTTTCAGGCTGGCTGTTGTAACCCATCAGGCCGATCCGCCAAACCTTGCCCGCCAGGGCACCCAAGCCTCCACCTACCTCAATTCCATGCGTGGTGAGCAGGTGCTGAGAGAAGGCTTTGCCATCAACTCCAGCGGGGATGCGCACTGTGGTGAGGGTGGGTAGGCGCAGGGCTGCCGGGGCATGCAGCTCCAGCCCGAGGCCTTCGAGACCAGCCCATAGGAGCTCGGCATTGCTGCGGTGGCGGGCCCAGGCTGCCTCCAGCCCTTCCTCGGCAAGCAGGCGCAGCGCTTCGCGCATGCCGAAATTCATATTTACAGGCGCCGTGTGGTGGTACACCCGATCGCTGCCCCAGTACTGATTCAGCAGGGTGACGTCCAGATACCAGTTGGGGACCTTGCCCGCCCGGGCCATCATTTTTGCCTCGGCTCGCGGGCCCATGCTGAAAGGACCAAGTCCAGGAGGACAGCTGAGGCCCTTCTGGCTGCAGCTGTAGGCCAGATCCACCTTCCACTCATCGAGGTAGAGGGGTACCGCTCCAAGGGAGGTGACGGTATCAAGCAAGAGCAGGCAGTCGTGCTGACGGCAGAGATCGCCGATGCCCTCCATGGGCTGGCAGATCCCGGTGGATGTTTCGGCGTGGACGATGGCCAGAATTTTGGGCCGATGGGTGGCTACGGCGTTCTCGAGTTCGGCCAGACTGAAGGCTTCCCCCCAGGGCTTCTCGATCGTCACGACATTGGCCCGGTAGCGACCGGCCATGTCGGCCAGACGCAGGCCGAAGTAGCCCTTGACGGCCACCAAGACGGTGTCTCCAGGCTCAATCGTGTTGGCCAGGCTGGCTTCCATGGCCGCACTGCCGGTGCCGCTCATTGGAATGGTGAGGCGGTTGTCGGTCTGCCAGGCGTAGCGGAGCAGCTCCTGCACCTCACCCATCAGCTCGACGTAGAGGGGGTCGAGGTGCCCAATAGGCATTCGGGCCAGGGCCTGAAGCACGGTGGGATGGGCGTTAGAGGGGCCAGGACCGAGCAGCAGACGATCCGGCGTGGCTATGGGAGCCAGCGTGCGGCGATGGGCTGAATTAACTGGTGGCAGCACGGGCAGAGGAACCAAGACCAAGATGAAACGTGTAAATCGAGCTTAAGCAGCAATTCCGGGGCCTAGCGGGCCCGCAGATTGGTGGCACCAAGACCACGGCAGAGATGGTCAAAGGGGGCACGAACCACTGCCGCGGATGCCACACCGGCGTCGAGCAGCATCTCGCAGACCACATCAGCCATCAAGGCAATGCTGCGCACGGTGGGGCCGCTCGGCACGCCAAGGCTCTTGTAGGTGTCGTCGAGACCATTCAGCACCCGCTCGTTGAGGATCGATGCGTCGTCGGCGATCAGGGCATAGCTGGCGTAACGCAGGAAGTAATCCATGTCCCGCAGGCAAGCCGAAAGGCGCCTTGTGGTGTAGGCGTTGCCACCGGGCAGGATCAGCTCGGGATCAGCAAGCCAGAGGCGCTGGGATGCCTCGCGCACGATGGCTGCAGCCTCACGGTTGATCAGCTCCACCGCAGCCAGGCGCACGCTGGATTCGGAGTAGTAAGTGCTGATGCGGTCGATCGCATCGCGGTCTAAGTAGCGGCCGAGCTGGTCATAACGGCCAATCAGACCAGTGATGGCATCGCGCATGGCGGAATCAAATCGACGCACCTGCATCGAAAACTAGCACTCACATTCCGCCAAATCCCAGGCCAGGGGTGGGTTCTGGGGAAGTTGACAGAAACGGTTACGCAATCCTCGCCGGCAGTTTGGTTACGGGCGATACCAATTAGCGTCCAGCCGATCCGTACGGTCCGGCGACGCCGCAACCGGTCGGCACCCATCCTTCTTGTTCGCAATGGCCCAAACAGCCCAAGACGTCCTCCGTCAGATCCATGAGGAGGGAATCGAGCTGATCGACCTCAAGTTTGTCGACTTGCATGGCAAGTGGCAGCACCTGACGGTCTGCCGCGACTTGATCGACGAGGCCTCCTTCAGCGATGGCGTTGCCTTTGACGGCTCCTCGATTCGGGGCTGGAAGGCGATCAACGAATCGGACATGGCGATGGTGCCTGACCCCAACACCGCCTGGATCGACC
Encoded here:
- a CDS encoding globin family protein, whose amino-acid sequence is MRDAITGLIGRYDQLGRYLDRDAIDRISTYYSESSVRLAAVELINREAAAIVREASQRLWLADPELILPGGNAYTTRRLSACLRDMDYFLRYASYALIADDASILNERVLNGLDDTYKSLGVPSGPTVRSIALMADVVCEMLLDAGVASAAVVRAPFDHLCRGLGATNLRAR
- a CDS encoding pyridoxal-phosphate-dependent aminotransferase family protein, yielding MVPLPVLPPVNSAHRRTLAPIATPDRLLLGPGPSNAHPTVLQALARMPIGHLDPLYVELMGEVQELLRYAWQTDNRLTIPMSGTGSAAMEASLANTIEPGDTVLVAVKGYFGLRLADMAGRYRANVVTIEKPWGEAFSLAELENAVATHRPKILAIVHAETSTGICQPMEGIGDLCRQHDCLLLLDTVTSLGAVPLYLDEWKVDLAYSCSQKGLSCPPGLGPFSMGPRAEAKMMARAGKVPNWYLDVTLLNQYWGSDRVYHHTAPVNMNFGMREALRLLAEEGLEAAWARHRSNAELLWAGLEGLGLELHAPAALRLPTLTTVRIPAGVDGKAFSQHLLTTHGIEVGGGLGALAGKVWRIGLMGYNSQPENVDRLLNLFETELPAFRAAVAPAAVAA